One stretch of Oncorhynchus keta strain PuntledgeMale-10-30-2019 chromosome 18, Oket_V2, whole genome shotgun sequence DNA includes these proteins:
- the LOC127908714 gene encoding neurofibromin-like: MQYINVDCSKLKRLLQETVLKFKALKKPAQLAVINSLEKAFWNWVENYPDEFTMLYQRPQTDMADAAERLFDLVDSFAESAKRKAVVWPLQIILLILCPEITHIISRELVEESKANMKLFLESLRKALAGQGGSKQLTESAAIACVKLCKASTYINREDHSGMFLLVQSIVVDLKALLFNPTKSFSRGAGSQNADVDLMIDCFVSCFRINPHNNQHFKVCLASASPSTFHFVLVNSLHRIITNSDLDWWPKIDAVYCYSGELRLMFSDTLSRVMQGLHTHAPQGMTPTLSFKGEMTTSLKFKEKTTDLYTRSYKCLLLALVKLIHADPKLMLHAWEDTHAKWEQDTKQILNFPKNKVEDGVDQHDRLPVCSGWGVSVPAQQALWPHHLQPPHGPHERTQVLYGLCGRL, translated from the exons GCCTTTTGGAACTGGGTAGAGAACTACCCTGATGAATTTACCATGCTCTaccagagaccacagacagacatggcAG ATGCTGCGGAGAGGCTGTTTGACCTGGTGGACAGCTTTGCTGAGAGTGCCAAGAGGAAGGCAGTGGTGTGGCCTCTACagatcatcctcctcatcctctgtccCGAGATCACACACATCATCTCTCGAGAGTTGGTGGAGGAGAGCAAGGCCAACATG AagctgttcctggagagcttgaGGAAGGCTCTAGCAGGCCAGGGGGGCAGCAAGCAACTAACAGAGAGTGCAGCCATCGCCTGTGTCAAACTGTGCAAGGCCTCCACCTACATCAACCGGGAGGACCACTCAGGCATGTTCCTCCTGGTGCAGTCCATCGTGGTGGACCTCAAG GCCCTGCTCTTCAACCCCACCAAGTCCTTCTCTCGCGGGGCAGGCAGCCAGAACGCAGACGTGGACCTCATGATCGACTGCTTCGTCTCCTGTTTCCGTATCAACCCTCACAACAATCAGCACTTTAAG GTCTGTTTGGCCTCCGCCTCCCCCTCTACCTTTCACTTTGTCCTGGTCAACTCCCTGCACAGAATCATCACCAAT TCTGATCTGGACTGGTGGCCTAAGATTGATGCAGTGTACTGCTACTCTGGAGAGCTGCGACTAATGTTCTCAGACACTCTGAGCCGAGTGATGCAAGGCCTTCACACACATGCCCCACAAGGCATGACGCCG actCTGTCATTTAAAGGTGAAATGACCACCAGCCTTAAGTTCAAAGAGAAAACCACAGACCTGTATACACGCAGCTACAAGTGCCTCCTCCTCGCTCTGGTCAAACTCATCCACGCTGACCCCAAACTCATGCTGCAC GCATGGGAGGACACGCATGCAAAATGGGAGCAGGACACCAAACAGATTCTGAACTTTCCCAAAAACAAGGTGGAGGATG GAGTGGATCAACATGACAGGCTTCCTGTGTGCTCTGGGTGGGGTGTGTCTGTCCCAGCGCAGCAAGCCCTGTGGCCCCACCACCTACAGCCCCCCCATGGGCCCCATGAGCGAACGCAAGTACTCTATGGTCTCTGTGGGCGTCTGTGA